Part of the Methanobacterium formicicum genome, AGTTTCAATTTTCCTCCTGGGGGATGCCATAGGACATATCAGTAACATTCTGGTTACAGGTAATTATGCCACTGGAAATGCCGGGGCGGTTCTGGTTCTGGATATACTGGTTCCTTTACTGTTGATCGGTCTCCTGGTAGCCTACAAGATCTTGGAAGAAAGGGCAGTGCGCAGTGCCATAAAGAGTTTGGAAAGATCACTGTAGTGGGGGCAGATTTTGCAGGATAAAGGGGTGCCTGACAAAGAAAATTCTTCGGGAGTCAATGCCAAACGCATAGAGACCCTGGTTGATGGTATATTTGCCATTGCCATGACCCTGCTTGTATTGGGGATTGCAGTACCATCTATTGCCAATCCCACTGAAGCAGCACTTTACCAGGCTATTTATAATCTCATACCAAATTTCTACAGTTACGCCATCAGTTTCATGCTTCTGGCAATTTTCTGGAGGATAAATCACCTTCAATTCAACCGTATTCAGCGGGCAGATGCCACTTTACTGTGGATAACCGTGGTCTGGCTCCTTTTCGTGGCTTTAGTTCCTTTTTCGGCATTCTTCGTGGGAGAGTATGGGAATTTCCAGTTACCCAACATATTCTTCGACTTGAATCTTTTGGCCATAGGTTTCCTGTTATTTCTCAATTGGCGTCACGCACTTAACAGTGGCCTCACTGATGAAATGGATGAAGAAGTGAAAAAATCAAGTTTAAGAATCAATTTAATGTTACCGGCTATTTCCATCCTGGCTCTGGCCTTAACTTTTCTACCATTTATTAAGGAGTATGGCTACGGATGGTCCAGTCTGGCCTACCTTTTGATCCCGGTAATAAAGCAGTTCCAGTGAACTTTAGATAATTTTTTAAGATAGTTTTCTGGATCCCAGTAAATCAGTTGAATAAAATAACTGTTGAGTAAAATAAAACATTATTATCTAACATTATCATCTATATTAAAATTCAAATCATTTAAAATTCAATATCCAGGATCTCCTTAATATTACTCACCACCACATCCGCAGCTTCAAACACTTTATCAGGTGTTTCTTCTTCCTGTTGAGTGGTTAAAACACCTAAATCTGCTTCTTTAAGTGCCAGGATATCGTTGGCACTGTTACCCACCATCATCACCCGGTAGGTTCCTTTGAGCCCGGATACGATCTCCCTTTTTCTCTTGGAATCTGCAGTGCCGAATACGTTTTCTGAGGGAATGTTGATGAAACTGGCCAACTCTTCCAGAGATTTCATCCGGTCTCCCGAGGCCACGTAAATATGGAACGATCTTCTCTTCAATTCTTCCACCACCCGAGGCACTTCTGGAAATATTTTGCCCCCGGCAGTGATGGTAAATTCAATATGACCCGTCCGGGTGTTCATAATAAATCCAGATCCACTGCATATCTGCACGTTGTATTCCTTATCAACCACGGCCTGTATAGTGTCCTGAATATCACTGATCATTGCCTTTTCATCTTTAATAAGGGTTAATATGTCCTTTTTGTTGAGAGAGGAAGAAGAGTAACTGATATCAAAGGGTACCTTGTTCCGGGTTATAAACTGGAAAATGGTCTGGTCTGGTCTGGCATTAATCAGACAGGTGGAAGGGTCTGTTTGAAGAACTACCAGTGCTCGATGGGGATGTTTATCCACTAGATCAATGGAACTGACATGATCATAGATTCGTCCACTATCTAAGTCTTTGATAGCCCTGTAGCGGGATATAAGTGTCCCTGAGTTATCGAAAACAACTGCTTTCATGTTTTGATGGTTCCTCCTTGAAAGTAGTGTATTTGATCTTTCCCATTCAATTTAGGCGGTTCATCTATTTGTGTTTGTCTATGGTTTCTAGTTCACACTATCAGGGTGGAGTAAATAAAATAAAGTCCTAAAAACACTAGGAAAACTCCACATGCCATCATCATGACACGGTAACGTTTACCAGGGAGTACATGTCTCCCCTTACTGGTGAAAAATGACACCAAACTGTACCAGCTAAGATCTGAGCTCCAGTGGCCCACCAGGAAACTTAAAACCCCTATAATGCCGGCTAATTCTATTCCCTTAAGCATGAAAGCCCAGCCTACCGTAGCCCACCAGATATAGAAGTAAGGATTGGTAACACTGGTGACTATCCCACTTATAATTGACCCCCTTTTTTCTATTGGTTCTCCATCTCCCGGAAGTTCATCGGGCACCGGGGACCGGGCAATGCTATATCCAATGTAAATCAACATAGCTCCGCCTATGCCTCCAATTATCATGGTCACAGTTGGAGATCCAATAACCCATCCCAAACCCATTATCAGGAGTATTATCAAGGCTGTTTCAGCAATAACATGCCCTAAAACTACCAGTGGGCCAGCTCGGAACCCTTTTTTCAGTGAATCTGATATGGTAACGGTTAACATGGGTCCGGGAACCATGGCACCAGAAAAGCCCACCCAAAAGGAGGCTGCAGCAAATAAAATAATCTCTATCCACATTTAAATCATTAATCCTAGAGATGGTAATTATTAATTCTTTCTTTAATTAACTGTTTCCACAATATGTATCAATCAGTAAAATAAGTACCTGTCCAGTTAGAACCACTATTAAAACAGGGGTGAAAAGATAGGTGTTCTAAACTGAAGATCCAGGGATAGTATCTGTTCCCCAGTATAAAAAAAATCCAACAAACTTCAGGGGGAGGCTATAAAGTAACGATCTGACTATAGGTTAACTTTTAGGCTGGTTAAGCACTTCCATGATCTGGGATAGATGCTGGTCTATGGCTTCTACCTGGTCATCACTCAGGGACCTGGTCCGGGATAAGAACTGGAAGCGTTCGTATACATGGCCCATTTTATGGAGGACTTCGCTTCGAATTACTTTCTGGTACATTCACATCACCAGAACTAGATTGAACTTTCCAACCTATATATCTTACCTAAATTGGATGGGTTGTCGTCAGCAACCGTTACCAAAAGTAAATAAGAGATTTCAACTAACTTATAAAGTCAAAATCTGTTCCTATGCCTTTTTCACGGGCA contains:
- a CDS encoding TMEM175 family protein, which translates into the protein MQDKGVPDKENSSGVNAKRIETLVDGIFAIAMTLLVLGIAVPSIANPTEAALYQAIYNLIPNFYSYAISFMLLAIFWRINHLQFNRIQRADATLLWITVVWLLFVALVPFSAFFVGEYGNFQLPNIFFDLNLLAIGFLLFLNWRHALNSGLTDEMDEEVKKSSLRINLMLPAISILALALTFLPFIKEYGYGWSSLAYLLIPVIKQFQ
- a CDS encoding LysE family translocator, giving the protein MWIEIILFAAASFWVGFSGAMVPGPMLTVTISDSLKKGFRAGPLVVLGHVIAETALIILLIMGLGWVIGSPTVTMIIGGIGGAMLIYIGYSIARSPVPDELPGDGEPIEKRGSIISGIVTSVTNPYFYIWWATVGWAFMLKGIELAGIIGVLSFLVGHWSSDLSWYSLVSFFTSKGRHVLPGKRYRVMMMACGVFLVFLGLYFIYSTLIV
- a CDS encoding HAD family hydrolase encodes the protein MKAVVFDNSGTLISRYRAIKDLDSGRIYDHVSSIDLVDKHPHRALVVLQTDPSTCLINARPDQTIFQFITRNKVPFDISYSSSSLNKKDILTLIKDEKAMISDIQDTIQAVVDKEYNVQICSGSGFIMNTRTGHIEFTITAGGKIFPEVPRVVEELKRRSFHIYVASGDRMKSLEELASFINIPSENVFGTADSKRKREIVSGLKGTYRVMMVGNSANDILALKEADLGVLTTQQEEETPDKVFEAADVVVSNIKEILDIEF